CCGCTCCCTGTGGTATCGCCCCCAAAGATCAGGAGCGCTGGCTCGGTGACTGGTTCGGTGATTTCGAGACCTACGGTGCCAAGACAAGCCAGACCGACAAAGCTACCAAACTCCTCGAAGGAGCCGGATACTCCCGACAGGGCGGAAAATGGAAGGACGAAAATGGCAACACGCTCGGCGGGGACTACTACACGCCAGCGGGCTGGACGGATTGGACGACCATGACGCAGACAGTCGTCGATCAGCTGAACAACTTCGGATTCGACTTCTCGATCAGTACGAAGCCAACAAACGACTGGTTCAACCAGTTCTCCAACAGCAATTTCAAGATGGGAGCGATGTACTGGCTACCAGGCGGTTCGCGGTCGACGTTCCCGTATTTCCCACTGTACTACCAGCTGTGGGCGACTGACATTGGTGGTGGACACGGCTACCGGAAGAAGGCGGACTCGAAACAGACGATCCCTGGCAGGAGTGGCGGAAAGATGACGCTAAACCCGTTAAAGGTGACCGAGAAGATCGCTAAACAGTCCAGTGAAGAGAAATCGAGACCATTCGTCCAGAAGGCGGCGTGGCACAGCCACATCGAACTGCCGTTCCTCGGGCTGGTATCCAAGTTCGAACAGTCTTGGGTGACGGACGACGAGTGGACAATCGCCGAAGAAGGCAGTCCCAATCGCCGTGTCAAGTGGCCCCCGTTCTGGTGGCTGCACGAGGGAGAACTGCAGTACAATGCATAGTTATAGCTATCAACGATGAACTACTATCTCAAGCGGACGGCAAGAATACCGGCGACCATACTCGCAGTTGTAACGCTCACCTTCGGATTGATCCGGTTGCTCCCGGGTGGACCGTTCACACAGCTACGAATCGAACTCATACGACAAGGGGTTCCGGTCGAACAGGTCAATGCACGAATCGAGGCGCTCCAGAACATTCGGCCCGACGCCCCACTCTACGTCCAGTACTTCGACTACCTTGCAGGTGTCGCTCAGCTCGATCTGGGTCGGTCGATTTCGTTGGACCAGCCCGTTATCGAAGTCATCGCCAGAGCGCTCCCGTGGACGGTGTTCATCGTGGTCGTCTCCACGGTGCTGATGTTCGTTGGCGGCGTCCTGCTCGGTGCGATTCAGGCGTACTGGGAGGGATCAAGGTTCGACAAGACTTTCTCGGGCGTATCGATCCTCTTGACATCGATTCCGTACTACATTTTCGCGGTGGTATTTGTGTTCTTCTTGGCGTTCCAGTACAGGCTGTTCCCGACGGGGGATGCGTTCGCGCGGGGTCTCGATGCCACACTCAATCTGGAGTACATTCTGAGCGTTCTCCATCACGCTGCGCTGCCTATTTTAGCGTTCACTATCGGAGGAATTGGATCGACAGCACTCAACATGCGTGGAAACAGCATTCAAGTACTCGGCGAGGAGTACGTCGAAGTCGCTCGGCTTCGTGGTCTCTCCGACAGCCGCATCGCCACCCGTTACGTCGCGAAAAACGCTATTCTCCCGATGTACACGGGACTGTTGCTGATGATCGGCTTCCGACTCGGGGGGACTGTCGTGCTCGAGGAGATTTTCTCGTATCCCGGCCTCGGTTACTACCTGATCTCCGGGGTCGAAGCGAACGACTATCCGCTCATGATGGGATGTTTCTTGGTCATCACGACCACGCTCGTCGTGGCGGTTTATATTGCTGACTTGACGTACGGACTGATCGATCCGCGTATCAGCGTAGGTGATTCGAATGACTACTGAAAGTGGATCCACCTCGGAGGAGATCGACTGGCGTTCCGATGCGTCCTCATCTGAGATGAGCCGCCGTGACCGGTTAGAGGAGCTATACCAGCAGACGATCTATGAACCCGCTGTTGTTGCGTGGTCGGACTCACGCACTCGTCTCGGTATCTCTATCCTGAGTGTCTACCTCCTTATGGCGCTGGTGGAGATTCTAGGTCTCTGGCGCAACCCTTCAACTAGTCAGGCGGACCGTCTTCTTACTCCGTTCCAGAACATGCAATACCCGCTCGGGACGACCCAGTCTGGAGTCGACTTGTTGGCCTTGATCATTGATTCGACACCGTTCATCCTATTGATGGTGTTGGCAGGCGGCGTGTGGGCGACTGGTATCGCTGTCGTGGTCGGAACGGTCTCGGGCTATAAGGGTGGGGTGATCGACACCGTTATCACATCGTTCTCAGATTTCTTCATGGCGATTCCAGGACTCCCGCTCGTCATCATTCTAGCGCTTACGTTTAGTCCAGAGAACCCGATCTTTCTCGGGATGATCCTTACGATCAACTACTGGGCCGGTCTCGGTCGCTCGATACGGTCGCAGGTCCTCTCGATACGGGAGGCGAGCTACGTCGAGGCGTCCCGGGCGATGGGAACGAGCACGCCACGTATCATCCTCAAGGACGTGCTCCCGAACATCATGCCGTATGTGATGGTCAATTTCGTGTTTGCTGCGCGCTACACCATTTTCGCGTCCGTTGGACTGTACTTAATCGGCGTGCTACCTTACACAGGACAGAATTGGGGAGTTACGTTGAATAATGCGTACAACAATGGCGGATTGATCACGATGCAGGCGTTCCACTGGCTTCTCGTCCCGATCGTTGCAATCGTCGGGTTAGCCTTCGGGCTCATTCTGGTGAGCCAAGGAATGGACCGAATCTTCAATCCCCGGGTCCGGACCCGTCTCACTGGCGAATCCGAGTCCGTTGAAACAGAAAGCGATACCTCATCGACGGGGATGATGTAAATGAGTACTGATAGTCCATCTGGGAATCAGGCAGTGTCGAATAGCGTCAGCGACGACCCAATCCTCGAAATTAGCGATACGAACGTCACCTACAGCGATGGCGATACATACGTCCTTGAGGACGTCAACGTCGATATCGATCGGAACGAGGTTCTCGGGATTGTTGGTGAAAGCGGAAGCGGGAAGTCGATGTTCGCTTCAGCGCTCCTCGATGCTGTCCCCGATCCCGGAGTTCTCACCGGACAGATCCGCTATCACCGAGAGGACGGATCGACCGTCGACGTTCTCGAATTGAGTGATGAGGAACTCAGGCAGTTCCGCTGGGAGGAAGTGGCGATGGTATTTCAGGGTGCGATGAGTTCGTTCAACCCGACGATGAAGATCAGAGCCCACTTCGAGGAGACGCTCATGAGCCACGATAGAAACGTCTCCGAGGGTCTGGAGTTCGCCCACGAACTCCTCGAAAATCTCTATCTCGAACCCGAACGGGTACTCGATTCGTACCCCCACGAGCTCTCTGGTGGGATGCAACAGCGCGCACTCATTGCGCTGAGCATGGCGCTGAATCCCGAAGTGCTGGTAATGGACGAGCCAACGGCTGCGCTCGATCTGTTGATGCAGCGGTCGATCCTCAAACTGCTCGACGAACTGCAACAGAAGTACGACGTGACGATCATCTTCATCACACACGATCTGCCGCTGGTCGCGTCCCTCGCTGACCGGATGGCCATCATTTATGCGTTCCAGTTCGTGGAGATCGGACCACGCGATGAGATTATCGGCGATTCGGCTCACCCATACACCCGGGCGCTGTTGAACGCAACACCAAACCTCGACGCACCGTTGGGAGAGATGCGGCCCATCGAGGGAGAAGGTCCCGCTCCAGTGAACGTCCCGACTGGGTGTCGGTTCCACCCGCGGTGCTCACTGGCGACGGATGAGTGTCGGAGCATTCACCCACCGCTCGATCCGATTGACGAGTCTAGTAACGATCATCGGTCCGCGTGTCACCACTGGGAAGAGTCCCGCGAGGAGATTCCGCTCAACTTCGGACAGAGTGACTTCGATGACGTCCGCTCATCCGAGAGAGCGAAATCAGCAGGACGAACGGCCCCAACGGATGAGTCACCGCTCCTGTCACTTGATGATGTCGAGGTTCACTTCACGAAAGAGCAGGGGCTACTCGACCGGTTTACGAAGGAGCCGGACGTCGTACGGGCGGTTGACGGTGTTTCGCTCGATATCCACGAGCAGGACCTCGTGTGTCTCCTTGGTGAGAGTGGCTGTGGTAAGACGACACTAGGAAAGACGATGATTGGACTCCAGCGCCCGACTGGTGGATCGATTGCGTATCGCGGTCAGGATATCTGGGAGGCGAGTGACAGCGATATTCCGTACGACGATATCCGGTCAGCGCTCCAGATTATTCATCAGGATCCGGGAAGCGCACTCAATCCCAACCGGCGGATCGTTAACATTCTCTCAGAGCCCCTCAGGCATACACACCCAAACAGTAGCAGAACCGAGCGCCGCAGTCGGATCACGTCGCTGCTCGAACGAGTCGGCATGACGCCAGCGGAGGACTTTATCAGCCGGTATCCCCACCAGCTCTCGGGCGGTGAAAAACAGCGCGTTGTGCTTGCGCGTGCGTTGTTGATGAATCCGAACGCGATCCTTGCTGATGAGGCTATCAGTGCGGTTGATGTCTCACTGCGAATAGAGATCATGGATCTCATGCTCGAACTGCAGTCCGAGTTTGAGACGTCATTCTTGTTCATCTCACACGATCTCTCGAACGCCCGATATTTCGCCGAACACGGTGACGGACGGATCGCCGTCATGTATCTCGGTGAGATTGTTGAGATCGGATCGGCTGAGCGTCTTATCCACGATCCGCGCCACCCCTACACAGAGGTGCTCCGATGGGCAACTCCGAATCTGGATCTCGAGGCTATGGAGGCAGACGAACCACCAGTCAGGACGGTCGACGTACCAGATCCGGTCGACCCACCGTCTGGCTGTCGGTTCCACACTCGCTGTCCCGTCGCACGTGAGACGTGTCGGGAACAGCATCCGGAGCTACAGGAGTGCGAGGACGCCGATGGGATGGCCGCGTGCTTCCGCGAGCATCCAGATCACGAATACTGGGACAGTGAGCCACTCGCAGGTGCGGTCGAGGAACGGGATCAGTTCGAGTAAAGGACGTCATTTTTGTTGCCGATTGACGAGCGTTATGGTGGAGTCTCTCGGCAAGGTTAGTATATTATTCTATTGTCAACTCGTACGCCCAATCCGTAGCCGGGATCTCAATAGTCGATTTTTCATTACGATTTCACGAACGTAAGTTTCTATCTTAGGTCAGTACGACTACGTATTCTTGAACCGACTGTCGAAGAAACTAACAGCATGTAGAGCCTGCTGTATTCTCTGTTTGAAAATGAGAATGCATTCAAATCCTCGAATATATAGTACTGATGAAGTGTGGCTGAACATGATATGTAGTGAGTACAACTCGTCAATCCAAAATATTAGTAAGTACAGATGAAATCATCCACTATGGACCCAATTGGTGATTTAGAGATTTGTTGGGCCCATCTATGACGTAGTACGATGATAAAAGTCGGAAATCACAAGAAATTCGATTGCGTTTCTTGTTTTATCTTAATGCAAGAGGTATGATTTGAGTGCCTTCTGCAAATCAAGGTATTCGAACTGAATTGAGATCATATAATAAAGATATACATATAGTGAAGATGATATTCATATTTCTTTAGGCGTGTATGGTGAGCTGTAAAATCAAATAGTGACTTACTGTGGTTTATTGAATGGAGGTGTAGCCCGTAACTTATGTTCTGAATAGTTACTTTCACATGGGGAGTTATAGAATTGTCGCGATCAGTGTTTTTATTAGGTTACCATCCTCCAGTTGATGAATGTTTAATGTAGGTGTGTTCGTCGCGTTTGTCCCGATCGCAATTGCTCTCATTGTCTCCCCTGGTCCAGACAGTATCTATACGCTGACCCGTAGCATCAGTGACGGTCAGTCATCTGGTGTGATGGCTGCACTCGGCTCGTCTGCTGGCAGTATGGTTCATACAACAGCCGCTGTGTTGGGACTAACAGCCATTCTGCGAACGTCAGCGTTGGCATATTCATTCGTCAAATTCATCGGAGCGGCGTATCTCGTTTATCTTGGTGTACAGACGTTCAGAAACACGGACGAATTCGAAATCACGCCAGAAAGTTCTAGCTATACGCCACGTGAGTCGTTCCGAAGTGCTTTGATGATCAATGTTTTAAACCCGAAGGTCGCAGTGTTCTTTCTTGCCTTCCTTCCTCAATTCGTCCAACCGGGAAGCAACACAACTGTCCAAATTTTCGCGCTCGGAATCGTGTTCGCTAGTCTTGGGTTTCTGTACCAAGCGATACTCGCGGTGTTTTCAGCGCGAGCACGCAGGGTGATTACCGAACGCGAACTCGTTCAAACGATGCTTCGCACAGTAAGTGGGAGTGTTCTTGTTGGCTTCGGTGTAAAACTCGCTCTTGAACGACGAACTACCTCATAGCGTAGTATTGGACTCCGCCGCGACGAATCAGAGTCGTTCATCAGGTGATGGACACCGGCGGATGTAGACTAGATACCAAACAGAGACTGGTTCTCATCGTGTTTCTCGACATCCGGTCCGCGGGATACGTCTGGTATTCGGATGAGGCACCCACGTTTTGAGGATTCTCATTCCCAGTGTCGGAAAGCGCTGTATGTCTGTCAACTACGATTGCAGTCTTCAATTTCGGCCGCGTTGATATCATCCAAATCGGTGGGGGAATTTTCATCCGGTTCTGCGGTTGTAAGACAGCACGCAGGACTTGCCCTGTAGTAGATGCCAGCCTCGTTGAGTGTAGACCGTGCGAGTGGTGTCTCTGCGTCCCATTCTGGAAGGTATCTATCCACATCATTAACAGCGACCACGACAACAATGGAAGCGTCAGCCGGATACTGAGGATTAGCCTGAGCGACGGTGACCCCACCGTACATGAGCCAATCGGCAGCAGCTTTTGATGGCAGAGACACAACGACTGATCTCGGGGCTAATGAATCATCACGGTCGATGACTGTGTCACCAATCTCGAAAGGGCAGCTTGTCATGATTGCACATGACGTCCTGCGATCGGACCGGCTATAACGGCTTCTTAGCTTCAAACTGTTGTTTTTTGAACTACAAAGGCGTGAATAAGGTGGATCAATGATCGAAATAGACGATCACTCGTCGCCAAGGAGCGCCATTTGTTGGAGATAATTATCCCGCAGTCGCTGTTCAACCAAACGGAGCCAGTCGCTGTCCTCAATATTGATATTCTCACGGAGAATGCGGACGAACGAGTCAACATCTTTCGGGTCCTCCTCTGGAAACTCCTTGACGATACGTTCCCGAACGAACTGTCTATTTTCGGGGGTACAGGGATCGTGACGTGATTGTTCAAACGCACGGACAGCAATCCGGAATAGCTTCCCATCTCGATCATCAAGCCGTGAACCGATACGGGCGACATCGCGCAACGTGCTGTCCGATGTATTGTCCCGGTCGACTTGCGTTGCCGCTCTACGAATCGCCTCCATCTTCGTTTCACCCAATCCATAATTAACGATTCCCTCAACTACCCCATCCCGCGTCGATTGAGTTGTGGGCTTCAGGTACGCCCGATAATTCGCACTCGAATACGGTGGATCGTCGACGACAAACGTAATCTCACGTCGTTTGTTCTCCATTAGCGTCGAAATGAATCCGTAAAGGGTGATCCAAGATATTCGTCCCAGCGAGATCTCTCATGCCGTGGTGTAAGCACTGTATGACGGATTGTGACGCAGCTATTATGTGAACGCTTCCCAATCATATCACCACCGTTTGAACTGATATCGTAAAAATATTTTCATAACAAATGTAGGTGATAGTGAATCTGAATATGTCAGTTTAGCACTCTGCGGTGATCGCAGTAGAGTGGGTGGGTTATTTTCTATCTTTGGACCGAATGTACATATCTGATGACGATTTGTTTATCACGGTAATTAATTATTTTTATCATAGCGAATTGGACGAGTTCTCGAATACATTCTTTAAAGTTATCTGAGACGTATCAGAACTGGTAATAGGACTGACCGGTGCAGGCTAACTGACATTCGAGCCAGTGCATTGGACGTATCCTGACTATCGACACGGTTCAAATTAAAGTTGATACTAATTACTCATCTGTTCGGAGGCACTCTATGCTATTGCTCTCCGTTCATCAATCGGAGTTGTGCGTGAGTCGCCACTGCGGGTTTACTGGGTGTGATGACTCATCGTTTCCAGCACACTTACCGAGATACGTCAGTGTCCCTGTTACGGTATGAACATTCACCTGCGCATCGAGGTGACATCCGTCAATATGCCCCATAATGCCGTACGTGTTGGTTGCAGTTGCTTTGGCCACATCACCAGAGAGTACATTGAGGTAGTTGCGCTGAAGCATGACCGCGTCCGACGATTTGACGACAACAACAGTCTATCCATCACCGATTGTTGCTGTGAACGTTCCAGTATTCACGGTCGCGTTGGCTCGCACCCGAATGAGAAGTCCTTTTGATCGCGTGATCGATTTAGAACGTCCCGGAGAACAGTGCGTAACTGAACACGAGAGTGAGTAGTCCCGTTGCTGTTCCATAGTAGAGCAGAGGAAGGAGTTCCAGCCGGATTACTCGCCCCTCCTCGCCAACGAGACCAACGACAGCCAACGCAGCGACAACATTGTGGACTGCGATGAGGTTGCCGATTGCGCCGCCGACTGCTTGTGTCCCTAGCATGATTGTTTTTGATGTGCCGATCTGATCTGCAACACCGTACTGGAACGTCCCAAAGAGGATGTCGGAGACGGTGTTCGATCCCGCGAGGAACGCACCGAGTGCACCGACAAACGGTGCAAAGAACGGATACACCCCGCCAGCGACGGTTGCCATGCTCTCTGAGAGAACGATGAGCATACTATCAGTATTTGTCGCTTCGCCAGACTGTAACATTATTTGTACTGTTGCGACCGCGAATAACAGCGCAATGACAGCCGGCGTGACTTTCTCGATCGTTTCAGCCCACGTCGCATGCACTTGTTCTACGTTCATACCGTGTAGAGCGATGGTGGCGAGGTGAACGACGACGAACACTGCACCCGGTAGATACAGTAGCGCGAAGTCACCGCTGAGACCTGTTCCAAAAATGTTCTCCCACGCGAGCGTGAATAGCGAATCTGTAACGAACGCCTTCACAGGGTCGACAACCCGCGTTACAACGAGCAACGCCGCGACGAGGACGTACGGAGTCCACGCTTTCCACAGCGGCATCTGCTGAACGACGCCACCGTCAGCGGCGACCATACCACTATCATCCTGCGTCGTGGATTCACCGGGTTGGATATCACCGACCCAGTGGCTCGGCCACTGTTCTTGATCGGCAAAGTCCCACTCCTCATCAGGGTGGAAAAATCCGGCTTTCAACGCAGAAACCGTAACGAGGAGACCAACCATCGCCCCTGCGAGGCCGGGAAAGACCGGTCCCAAAAAGTACGCGGTGAGAAAATACGGAACCGAGAACGATCCCCACGCGAATAGCGTCAGTGGCAGAACTTCGAGCGCCGGTTTGATTGAACGCTCCTCCCCGAAGAACCGCGTCATCATCGCTACACCAATGAACGGCAGGAACATGCCGACGATGACGTGAAAGGATGCTGCGAACACAGCGATCTCACCGACCCACTGGGAGACAGTCATTCCGTGGCTCCCGACTGCTTCCTTGATGAGCGGAACGCTCTTGAAGATATCAATCATTCCGATGATGAGCGGAGTACCAACTGCGCCAAACGTAATCGCCATGAGGTTTCCAGTCAGTGCGACGACGACAGCTGCGAGTGGTGGGAATCCAAGTCCGACGAGGAGTGGGCCAACGATGGCAGCAGGCGTGCCGAATCCGGCGGCCGCCTCGATAAACGATCCCATCAGAAATACGAGCAAAACGACCTGTATGCGGCGGTCCTCACTGATCGATGCGAACCCACTATTGATAGCGTCGAACGCACCTGTCTGTTTCAATGTGTACAACAGGAGAATTGCACCGAAAACGATGTAGAGGATGTTCGCAGCAGTGATGAAGCCGTTGATGGTTGCCGCTGCGATCCATGTTAGATTCATTCCCCACCCAAGAACACCAGCACCGATGGCGACAATCCACGCGACAGGCATTGCGCGCGTGGCTGGCCAATACTGGCCAACCATCAGAAACGCGATGGTCAAGAGTGGGAGGAGTGCAATGAGGATGTCAACAGGGCTACCCATGCCGAACCTCACTGTTTGTTTGCAGACAACTATACTGTCTTTCATCTATCGGCATCGATGCCACCTTGGTAACTATCATTCCATGCCGTAACTCATCTGGCATGAGATACGACCACCAATCCATGTACTATAATACCCACTGTTCGTTGCCACTTGTGACATTTTATCCCAGAATCTACCGGAACGATACACACGTGTGTACTGGCTTATAGTGTGTTATTGAGCCGTCTATATCGTGTTCGATCGTTTTCTGATTTCAGCATCGAGGGGGCCGAGTACAGTCGTCTGTACTGGGTTGCAGTCGTATGCATAGGGGAGTTCAGTCGTATGAATTGGATATTCAGTCGAGTGTATAGGCTTATGTTTTCGTGTGCAGAGGCTCGCACATGAACTCATCGACCAACAACCGAAAGCGGAACGAACACGGCCAGTTTGACGACAAAATACCCTCGGAATCTGCGCTCGGTGTATTCGAATCGCGTGAAGACCAAGCGCGACCGCTCACAGCGACAGACGTAATGGAGGCGCTCGACTGTTCACGTCGAACTGCGCACAACAAATTGAATATGCTCGTCGAAAAGGGCGTACTCGCCACGCGAAAGGTGGGGGCACGCAGTCGCGTCTGGTGGATTCCGATTGAGAACGCCTCAATGCCGAATCAGTCCGAGACAACCGAACAGCGCCACCCGCGGCCTGTCTCGAACGCGATTCAGCAGGCTGACCTCCCTGGCGAAGGCCCAACACTCGAAGCACGCCGCGAGGCACTAGCAGCAGCGCACGACTATCTCGCTGAGCATCCAGAGGCGAAGAAGGCGGACTTTCTCCGTGATGTCTACCACAGCTATCCTGCACAGTACGAGTCAGCAGAAGGATGGTGGAACGCGATTCAACCGGCGCTCAAGCAACTACCAGACGTCGATCCACCGAAGGAACGTGGTCATGTCTGGCATTTCCTCGGTGGCGACTGACGCCAATCATGTAGATTTATACCACAATGGTCCAAACCAATGGCAGAATTGGTTATTACAATGCGTTTGAATCGATGGCCACGGCCGAGACACTGTCTGTAATATACATTCATGGCACGCTCTCTCGACACGCACGAACAGACGTCTGCTGATGAGTCAGAGAGTGATCCCACCGACGATGTCTATGCCCCAGAAATCGAAGGGAAACAGTACCGCGGGACGTGGTATCTCCCCTTGCCGTACGACCAGCTTTCTGAAGCACCTGAAACCGACGACTATCCAACGCGTGGAACGGGTGGAACGTTCCGAATCGCCGATCTACCGCGGGTCCCTCGTGTCAGACACATTGTCGGTCCAAGCGCGCTCATGCTCGGTGCTTCGCTCGGAAGTGGAGAGACGCTGTTCTGGCCAGTTCTCATTGCACAACACGATTGGACGCTCTACTGGGCGTTCATTATTGGAGTCTTCACCCAATTTTTCATCAACACCGAACTCCAGCGGTGGACGCTCGCAACCGGTGAGAGCATCTTCCGGTCGTTCCTTCGAGTCCGTCAATTCTGGCCGTGGGTGTTTCTCATTGGCGGTCTTGTGAGTCTCGGTTGGCCCGGATGGGCGGCTGGTGCAGCACAGGTTGCGGTAACCGCCCTTGGATTAACTGGATCCGTCTCTGCAGTCGGTGTTTCACTCGCTAATTGGAAACTCATAGCCATCGGTCTGATGGGTGTGATCTGGTGCTCATATCAGATTTCGTCAGTCATGTACAACGCTGTTGAAGCGTTTCAGATTACGCTCCTGTTCGTCGCAACTGGTGCGGCGATTCTCCTTGTATTCGTCTCTAACGCGTTTACTGAACTTGCAACTCTTCCGTCGAACGTTCTTAATGGAAGCAGTACCATCCCATCGGGGATGGATCTCGCAGTCTTTCTCGGAGGGCTCGCCTTTGCCGGTGCCGGTGGCTATCTGAACCTCTCACAAAGTCTCTGGGCGCGTGAGAAAGGGTATGGAATGGGGAATTATCAAGGTCGTGTGAAGAATCCACTCATCGGTGACGATCCGGAACTGATCGAACGAAACGGTTTCACGTTCCGTCCGGTCGAACGTAACCTCCGACGGTGGCGTGGCTGGTGGCGCGTCATCCAATTAGAACATTTCCTGACGTTCGTCGTTGGCCTCATTTTCGTCGCCACGGTCCTTATGGCCGTCTCTGTCCGATACGCGTCCGGAACGGCGAGTGGCGCCATTACGATGTGGCTCGTCCAGATTGCGCCCCAGATTGGTGGTCTCGGTACCGTCCTCGTGTTCGTCGTCCTCTTCATTGCGCTCTTTACGACTGAGTACGCGATCGTCGAATCGTTCGTCCGAAACAGTGCTGATGCGCTCTATGAGACGTACGGACGCGATGCTGACTGGGAACTGTCTCGTCTCTTCTGGCGACTTCTCACTTCGTTCGTCGTCTGGGGCATTCTCATCATTCTCCTGTTTACAGCGCCCTTCGAGAACCAGGAGCCGTTCTTTTTCCTCGTCGTCGGCGCAGCGTTATCCGGGATAATGATGTGGCCGTACACAGTTCTCACGCTTATTATCAATACAACACGGCTTCCTGAACATCTTCAACCGGGATGGTTCCGCGTTGTGGCACTCTGGTGGGCCTCAAGCCTTTATGGCTATTTCAGCAGCCTCCTCATCGGCGAGACACTCTCTGAAATCACCGGTCTTGGCGTATTCGAAACGACTGTCACTGTTCTTGGGAGTGCGCCTGCCGGATACGTGATCTGGGTCGTGTTTTTCAGCGTCCAAACGTACGCAATCGTGCGATCGGTGCTCGGTAAACGGCGTGCAGCCGGTACTGTTGAATCTGCTGA
The nucleotide sequence above comes from Halocatena marina. Encoded proteins:
- a CDS encoding ABC transporter permease; this encodes MNYYLKRTARIPATILAVVTLTFGLIRLLPGGPFTQLRIELIRQGVPVEQVNARIEALQNIRPDAPLYVQYFDYLAGVAQLDLGRSISLDQPVIEVIARALPWTVFIVVVSTVLMFVGGVLLGAIQAYWEGSRFDKTFSGVSILLTSIPYYIFAVVFVFFLAFQYRLFPTGDAFARGLDATLNLEYILSVLHHAALPILAFTIGGIGSTALNMRGNSIQVLGEEYVEVARLRGLSDSRIATRYVAKNAILPMYTGLLLMIGFRLGGTVVLEEIFSYPGLGYYLISGVEANDYPLMMGCFLVITTTLVVAVYIADLTYGLIDPRISVGDSNDY
- a CDS encoding ABC transporter permease, producing MTTESGSTSEEIDWRSDASSSEMSRRDRLEELYQQTIYEPAVVAWSDSRTRLGISILSVYLLMALVEILGLWRNPSTSQADRLLTPFQNMQYPLGTTQSGVDLLALIIDSTPFILLMVLAGGVWATGIAVVVGTVSGYKGGVIDTVITSFSDFFMAIPGLPLVIILALTFSPENPIFLGMILTINYWAGLGRSIRSQVLSIREASYVEASRAMGTSTPRIILKDVLPNIMPYVMVNFVFAARYTIFASVGLYLIGVLPYTGQNWGVTLNNAYNNGGLITMQAFHWLLVPIVAIVGLAFGLILVSQGMDRIFNPRVRTRLTGESESVETESDTSSTGMM
- a CDS encoding ABC transporter ATP-binding protein; this encodes MSTDSPSGNQAVSNSVSDDPILEISDTNVTYSDGDTYVLEDVNVDIDRNEVLGIVGESGSGKSMFASALLDAVPDPGVLTGQIRYHREDGSTVDVLELSDEELRQFRWEEVAMVFQGAMSSFNPTMKIRAHFEETLMSHDRNVSEGLEFAHELLENLYLEPERVLDSYPHELSGGMQQRALIALSMALNPEVLVMDEPTAALDLLMQRSILKLLDELQQKYDVTIIFITHDLPLVASLADRMAIIYAFQFVEIGPRDEIIGDSAHPYTRALLNATPNLDAPLGEMRPIEGEGPAPVNVPTGCRFHPRCSLATDECRSIHPPLDPIDESSNDHRSACHHWEESREEIPLNFGQSDFDDVRSSERAKSAGRTAPTDESPLLSLDDVEVHFTKEQGLLDRFTKEPDVVRAVDGVSLDIHEQDLVCLLGESGCGKTTLGKTMIGLQRPTGGSIAYRGQDIWEASDSDIPYDDIRSALQIIHQDPGSALNPNRRIVNILSEPLRHTHPNSSRTERRSRITSLLERVGMTPAEDFISRYPHQLSGGEKQRVVLARALLMNPNAILADEAISAVDVSLRIEIMDLMLELQSEFETSFLFISHDLSNARYFAEHGDGRIAVMYLGEIVEIGSAERLIHDPRHPYTEVLRWATPNLDLEAMEADEPPVRTVDVPDPVDPPSGCRFHTRCPVARETCREQHPELQECEDADGMAACFREHPDHEYWDSEPLAGAVEERDQFE
- a CDS encoding LysE family translocator — translated: MFNVGVFVAFVPIAIALIVSPGPDSIYTLTRSISDGQSSGVMAALGSSAGSMVHTTAAVLGLTAILRTSALAYSFVKFIGAAYLVYLGVQTFRNTDEFEITPESSSYTPRESFRSALMINVLNPKVAVFFLAFLPQFVQPGSNTTVQIFALGIVFASLGFLYQAILAVFSARARRVITERELVQTMLRTVSGSVLVGFGVKLALERRTTS
- a CDS encoding DUF1837 domain-containing protein, with protein sequence MENKRREITFVVDDPPYSSANYRAYLKPTTQSTRDGVVEGIVNYGLGETKMEAIRRAATQVDRDNTSDSTLRDVARIGSRLDDRDGKLFRIAVRAFEQSRHDPCTPENRQFVRERIVKEFPEEDPKDVDSFVRILRENINIEDSDWLRLVEQRLRDNYLQQMALLGDE
- a CDS encoding L-lactate permease, yielding MGSPVDILIALLPLLTIAFLMVGQYWPATRAMPVAWIVAIGAGVLGWGMNLTWIAAATINGFITAANILYIVFGAILLLYTLKQTGAFDAINSGFASISEDRRIQVVLLVFLMGSFIEAAAGFGTPAAIVGPLLVGLGFPPLAAVVVALTGNLMAITFGAVGTPLIIGMIDIFKSVPLIKEAVGSHGMTVSQWVGEIAVFAASFHVIVGMFLPFIGVAMMTRFFGEERSIKPALEVLPLTLFAWGSFSVPYFLTAYFLGPVFPGLAGAMVGLLVTVSALKAGFFHPDEEWDFADQEQWPSHWVGDIQPGESTTQDDSGMVAADGGVVQQMPLWKAWTPYVLVAALLVVTRVVDPVKAFVTDSLFTLAWENIFGTGLSGDFALLYLPGAVFVVVHLATIALHGMNVEQVHATWAETIEKVTPAVIALLFAVATVQIMLQSGEATNTDSMLIVLSESMATVAGGVYPFFAPFVGALGAFLAGSNTVSDILFGTFQYGVADQIGTSKTIMLGTQAVGGAIGNLIAVHNVVAALAVVGLVGEEGRVIRLELLPLLYYGTATGLLTLVFSYALFSGTF
- a CDS encoding helix-turn-helix domain-containing protein gives rise to the protein MNSSTNNRKRNEHGQFDDKIPSESALGVFESREDQARPLTATDVMEALDCSRRTAHNKLNMLVEKGVLATRKVGARSRVWWIPIENASMPNQSETTEQRHPRPVSNAIQQADLPGEGPTLEARREALAAAHDYLAEHPEAKKADFLRDVYHSYPAQYESAEGWWNAIQPALKQLPDVDPPKERGHVWHFLGGD